TTAGATCTCTATGAATTATTCTAAGGACCGAATCTTGATGTAGGTAAAGAAGTCCTCGTGCAATCCCGTTTATGATGTGATTGCGTCGAGGCCAGTCAAGTAATGAGGAGTTGTTTTCATCTGCCACAGGTTTGAATATTTTGTTACATTATATTACATGGTTTAAGGAttaatcaagtttgtgatcttaTATAATCTTGAGAAAGCCTAACCAAATAAAAGATAGTCCAAGCTTTTGTTGGGCATGTATTCATAAATCAACATCATTTCGTCTCCGTGAGCACAATATCCCAAAAGTTTGACAAGATTACGATGCTGAAGCTTGGCAATACACATGGCTTCATTCTGGAACTCAACAAGTCCTTGCCTTGATGTCTTTGACAACCTCTTCACGGCAATTTCTCCTCCCTCTTCAAGAACACCCTGATGATCAATTTTTATCACTTCTGGTAATGCTTTCGCAGATAAAATTTCCTTTTTCATGCACTTTGTGTGAATACATAAAAGTAAATATCTAATATGATTACAGAACAAGATTCATAAGTACATGTTTTAGTGCATAGTTCAATTGGGAGTATTTACCTTGTAAACTTCACCAAAACCTCCTTGCCCTAGCTTATTGTTGATTGAAAAGTTGCCGGTGGCCTTAGCTATCTTATCCAAGCTAAATAATGGCAGCTCCAAATCTTGGTTCGCATCATCGTTCATATGAAAACACAAATAATACAATTACTTAAGCATAAACGAAAtctacacacatatatatagtgaaagCTTGGATTTATCAAGAAGTACTTATTAAATGTTAAACTTACCTTCACATATATCATGTgaattcttcttctttttccaAGCATATAGTATCAGTCCCAAGGTGATCAGAACTACCACAAATACTACTGGGAAGGTCACTTTAAGATGTGTTTTCTTCTTGTCTCCTTTTCAACCAAACAAAATATTAGTTAATGCCAGGTTCTAAATTGCCAGGTAAATCACATTTACATTATTAGTATTTTGACCAATTACAAATTATAAGTTCAGAACTGGACTGGAACATTTTGGCCGGACGAGGAACAGCTAGATAACCGGCCCAATTGGCGATTTGAATCGTCTTATTACAAACCGTTGGATTGTTCGGACTGAATTTcaatatttttaaattttttctttCTAAAATATTCATCAAGCATAATACTGTAATAGTTACAATAACAATTTGGGACCAGAGAAGAGAAAATTACTCATTTGACGAACGTTTTTGTTGTTATTTGCTTCAAAATTTTGCAAGGGTGCTTTTGAGTGAAGTTTTGTCTTAACTTAGTAACTTTGAAATTAACTTAAAATCCACGATGAAAGTTTTTCTTGGTAgctcaaaaatttgaaaatataTAGGTCTCACGGTTTCACTTTAAACCAATGTGAATGGTGGCTATAAGACTGTCTGTCGTCGTACGTTAACTAGGAGGGTGTTAACGAGCTACGTTACCCGTTAACGGCCAGAACACCAAATTGTTGACTAACAAACTTACCAAAATTGTCATTGACCCTTTTATTAATCAAATTAATAAATGTATTTCCCTCGTTATGATTGTATTTCCTTCGTTATGATTGTATTTCCTTGCTGAGAAAGTATTAGTAATGATCTTTTGCATGTAGCTTATTgtcaaaaaaataatattattaattagggtagggatagtgtacattaatttAAAAGTgcgagaagtgtgagaagtgtattataacactatatataacactatataacaccatataaacacagTATAACACAAtctaacaccatataacaccatataacactgtgtaacactatataacaatatataacactgtacatctatcatagacatgctatcagacaaaatatagtgttatttttgttatatagtgttacatagtgttatatggtgttatattgTGTTACATAGtattatacggtgtttatatggtgttatatatagtgttataatacacttctcacacttctggattaatgtacatgATTCTCTACCTTATTAATTATATGTTTGAGATGTAACCATGAGATGCAGATAGGATATATTATTAGGTATAAATCACTAGCCCTAATATCTACTAGATTTGATAACATGACAAAGCAATCACAAATGCACTTACCAAATGTAGGATTGGCCATTTTTATATAGATATCTTGCCCTGAATCATCTCCTTGAGGAGCGTCTCTCATGTCCACCAGCTCACTAAACCACATTAAGCATCCACTTCCGCCATCTCTAATATCAGTATTTGCATAAGCAGTACACGAGACGTTACCTGTGCAAACCTTCTCACACTCCCCAAGGGACATGGTACTGTTGAACCATGTATCCCGTGAGTCGGGCAATTTCAGGTTGCTAAACTTGCTGAAGTTATACCCAGTTTCATTATTCATGGGTATTTCGTGCTTACACCCATTTGACCAATCATTAGCTGACCATTCTTTAGGCACCTTAGGTTCAAATCCTTCTAAACACGTACACACTGGGGAATTATTAATGTTACAGCTGCCGTAAGCACCACATACACCGTAAATCTCACATTCGTCCTGGAAAGGCGTTATATATTCCTCCCATTTACTACTATTCAAAACAAACTGCCGAAAGTTGCCTTGGTAATTCAACATCATCCTTGAAAAAGATGAATTGATTAGTGAAGTAAAATTGATGTATATCTCCTCTCTTGTTTTGTAAACGGTTTCAAATTCATAGAAGCCGCTTTGTCCCTGACCACGCATCCCAGTAAAGCCCACACCGTTAGCAGATCCAACCCTGCGATGCCAACGGGATTTATCTTTCATATTTGCGATGTATAACTGCGGGAATCCATTTATGTCCATAGAAACTGTATAAGAACCTGGTGAAGGATCACCACGACTCTTCCACGATGTCAGGTTCCGCTGTATCCCCGTTACAAGGTCCACACCGATTTTCATTCCTGGTAGCCAAGTGTTACCAGGGTGATCAAAGCTTTGCCAGATGAAGTCTCCAGTAACATTATCCCGGATGACAAGATTCCCAGTATCCAATAGCTGTGCTACCGGATTAATATTTGCGATTGTTTTGGAGGGTTGGGATGACCAAATTAAGGTGTTGTTGCCACTGAAAAGCTGCAGAGTTCCCTTGTCAGTGAACTTAAGCATGCCCATGAAACCGGCAAGCAGAACATCTCTATTGGCAACCCATACAACGGTACCTTTATCAACTTTCTTAAACCATATCCCCAAGTACCGTACATTTCGATACCTACTGAAGAACCCCAGTTCGAAGAATTCGTTAGCTGAAACAATGGTATCCCCATCTTTAAGTGTTTGATTTGGAAGTAAGGTGTCTACTGCACTGCTAGTTTTCAGGATGAAAAGTAGAGCACATGTGCAGTAGAACCAAATCATGTTAAAGCTAATGTTGGCATTACAGTTAATATttactcatatatatatacacacatgcaAATATGCAATGCATCACCCTCCAGAACCATGAATATTAATTGGTATTTTCTAAGCATTTAAGTATAACGTATATTGACTTTTGAGTCAGTCTTGTGTCCAGCATTGGTCACCTTTACCACACTTTCTAGATGCTAAAATGAAGGTGGTTGGCGTTATAATTGATTCCCCCATTGCGTATAGATCAATCCAAGAAGTAGATTAAGATTGAGCTTAAGTTTTGGTTAAACGGCCCTACTAGCCCTTCCAAAACCAAAATTAGCGACTTTTTTGAATTAATCAATTGAATTTGGGTCGGCCCAATGTTTTGGCTTCAGGGAAACTGAGCCCAGTTGGAATTATTATCGTTCTTTAAAGACTGGGTCGTTGTCTGCCGTGAAAAAGGCGGTAAAATGACAGGATTTGCTTTGAAAGCTTCATCTTCTACAATTTTAGGAATCTTAACAATGACCACACGTCACGGTTGTTGTTGTTTGTTGAAAGTTCTCAAGTAGTTTGTAAGACCATGCATAAGGTTAATTCAAATGATTCATGTACTTTACTTTTCTCCATTTTCATCGTGTTTGACtaccaaaataatattttgagtaaactgcaattttacccctggGGTATaagccaattggcactctgaccccctctaacgaaataattgcaatttccCCCCAACGTTGTTGTTCTGTCGCACATTTACCCCCT
Above is a window of Helianthus annuus cultivar XRQ/B chromosome 14, HanXRQr2.0-SUNRISE, whole genome shotgun sequence DNA encoding:
- the LOC110907718 gene encoding G-type lectin S-receptor-like serine/threonine-protein kinase At4g27290, whose product is MIWFYCTCALLFILKTSSAVDTLLPNQTLKDGDTIVSANEFFELGFFSRYRNVRYLGIWFKKVDKGTVVWVANRDVLLAGFMGMLKFTDKGTLQLFSGNNTLIWSSQPSKTIANINPVAQLLDTGNLVIRDNVTGDFIWQSFDHPGNTWLPGMKIGVDLVTGIQRNLTSWKSRGDPSPGSYTVSMDINGFPQLYIANMKDKSRWHRRVGSANGVGFTGMRGQGQSGFYEFETVYKTREEIYINFTSLINSSFSRMMLNYQGNFRQFVLNSSKWEEYITPFQDECEIYGVCGAYGSCNINNSPVCTCLEGFEPKVPKEWSANDWSNGCKHEIPMNNETGYNFSKFSNLKLPDSRDTWFNSTMSLGECEKVCTGNVSCTAYANTDIRDGGSGCLMWFSELVDMRDAPQGDDSGQDIYIKMANPTFGDKKKTHLKVTFPVVFVVVLITLGLILYAWKKKKNSHDICEDLELPLFSLDKIAKATGNFSINNKLGQGGFGEVYKGVLEEGGEIAVKRLSKTSRQGLVEFQNEAMCIAKLQHRNLVKLLGYCAHGDEMMLIYEYMPNKSLDYLLFDENNSSLLDWPRRNHIINGIARGLLYLHQDSVLRIIHRDLKASNILLDSNMNAKISDFGLARMFKEYETEANTNKVVGTLGYISPEYAANGNFSAKSDVFSFGVLVLEIVSGKKNRGFTHQGHHDNLLGHAWRLYKEARPLELVDAALGDSWTASEVLQAIHVGLSCVQHHAYDRPNMSSVVHMLGGDGALPVPNQPGYYAELTKHEVESTSSMLLLLGSVNDFTITQLDAR